The Gammaproteobacteria bacterium genome has a segment encoding these proteins:
- a CDS encoding IS110 family transposase codes for MSKITLVGLDTAKSVFHLVAVDEHGQVGWRRCLRRAQLLSFFGQLPRTRVVLEACGGSHHWGRRLREQGHTVQLIGAQFVSPYRRGQKNDYRDAEAIAAAALSPGMRFVQVKSAEQQAVQALHRVRERALSERVAVANQLRGLLAEHGVVFGRGERALIVGTHELLERSPLPAPLPKLVAGLLEELARARERLREYEQEILALARRSATAQALQRQLPGVGPLTATALPVQVADVRVFANGRQFAAYLGLVARQHSSGGRTRLGRLSKCGDRYLRKLLIHGARAVLRHLGEKPDADSVWLRALLARRGFNKACVALAHRNARRAWAIMARQAALEALPA; via the coding sequence ATGAGCAAGATTACGCTGGTGGGACTGGATACGGCAAAGTCGGTGTTTCATCTGGTGGCCGTGGACGAGCACGGTCAGGTGGGCTGGCGGCGATGTCTGCGCCGGGCGCAGCTGTTGAGTTTTTTCGGGCAGTTACCGCGGACCCGGGTGGTGCTGGAGGCGTGTGGTGGCAGTCATCACTGGGGGCGGCGGCTGAGGGAACAAGGTCATACGGTGCAGTTGATCGGTGCGCAGTTCGTCAGCCCCTATCGGCGGGGGCAGAAGAATGACTACCGGGATGCCGAGGCGATCGCTGCCGCTGCGCTCTCCCCGGGGATGCGCTTCGTGCAGGTGAAAAGCGCCGAGCAACAGGCGGTGCAGGCGCTGCACCGGGTGCGCGAGCGTGCCCTCAGCGAGCGGGTGGCTGTGGCTAACCAGCTGCGCGGGCTGCTTGCCGAGCACGGGGTGGTGTTTGGACGCGGCGAGCGGGCGCTGATCGTCGGGACCCATGAACTGCTCGAGCGCTCGCCGCTGCCCGCCCCGCTGCCGAAGCTGGTGGCCGGGTTACTGGAAGAGCTCGCGCGTGCTCGTGAGCGGTTGCGTGAGTATGAACAGGAGATCCTTGCGCTCGCCCGCCGCTCGGCCACGGCACAAGCCCTGCAGAGGCAGCTGCCCGGGGTGGGGCCGCTGACGGCCACCGCGCTACCGGTGCAGGTGGCCGATGTACGGGTGTTTGCCAACGGGCGGCAATTTGCTGCCTACCTGGGGCTGGTCGCACGCCAGCACTCCAGCGGCGGACGCACGCGGCTGGGGCGGCTGAGCAAGTGCGGGGACCGTTACCTGCGCAAGCTGCTCATTCACGGCGCGCGCGCCGTGCTACGGCACCTCGGCGAGAAGCCCGACGCCGACAGCGTGTGGCTGCGCGCATTGCTCGCGCGGCGCGGCTTCAACAAGGCCTGCGTGGCCCTCGCCCACCGCAATGCCCGACGCGCCTGGGCGATCATGGCGCGGCAGGCCGCGCTCGAAGCGCTGCCCGCCTGA
- a CDS encoding DEAD/DEAH box helicase has translation MSFSDLGLLPELLRAVADKGYDTPTPIQSRAVPAVLSGRDVLAGAQTGTGKTAGFVLPILQKLHGGRGATPRALILTPTRELAAQVAESARAYGKYLRLRTVVVFGGVSINPQIDALRRGCDILVATPGRLLDLAEQRAVDLRAVEHFVLDEADRMLDMGFIHDIKRVLKLLPAVRQNLMFSATYSDEIRSLAARFLREPQEIDVAPRNTAAERIAQRIYKVVKDDKRHLLVHLLRTLDWNQVLVFTRTKHGANRLTQHLERAGIAAAAIHGNKSQAARTKALADFKAGRIVALVATEVAARGLDIKELPVVLNYELPNVPEDYLHRIGRTARAGQAGEAVSLVSKDEAGLLRDIERLLRQALPVAEMPEFEIPVETPASQPARNGHGGGNDIAHRAAAGRGHGPRGRRQGPSRPRTGKSGGHAGRSHRGHA, from the coding sequence ATGTCATTTTCCGATCTCGGGCTTCTGCCCGAATTGCTGCGTGCTGTGGCCGACAAGGGCTACGACACGCCGACTCCCATTCAATCCCGCGCCGTCCCCGCTGTTCTGTCGGGGCGCGACGTCCTCGCCGGCGCACAGACGGGCACCGGCAAGACCGCCGGCTTCGTGCTGCCGATCCTGCAGAAACTGCATGGCGGCCGGGGCGCGACGCCGCGCGCGCTGATCCTCACGCCGACGCGCGAGCTCGCGGCCCAGGTGGCCGAAAGTGCACGCGCATACGGCAAGTACCTGCGGCTGCGTACCGTGGTGGTATTCGGTGGCGTTAGCATCAATCCGCAGATCGATGCGTTGCGCCGCGGTTGCGACATTCTGGTTGCCACCCCGGGCCGTCTGCTCGATCTGGCCGAACAACGCGCGGTGGATCTGCGCGCCGTCGAACACTTCGTGCTCGACGAGGCCGATCGCATGCTCGACATGGGGTTCATCCACGACATCAAGCGCGTGCTGAAGTTGCTGCCCGCGGTCCGGCAGAATCTCATGTTCTCCGCGACCTACAGCGACGAGATCCGCTCGCTGGCCGCGCGATTCCTGCGCGAGCCGCAGGAGATCGACGTGGCGCCTCGCAATACCGCCGCCGAGCGCATCGCGCAGCGGATCTACAAGGTGGTGAAGGATGACAAGCGCCACCTGCTGGTCCACCTGCTCCGCACGCTCGACTGGAACCAGGTGCTGGTGTTCACGCGGACCAAGCATGGGGCCAATCGACTGACGCAGCACCTGGAGCGCGCCGGCATTGCGGCGGCCGCGATCCACGGCAACAAGAGCCAGGCCGCACGCACGAAAGCGCTCGCCGATTTCAAGGCAGGCCGCATCGTCGCGCTGGTAGCGACCGAGGTGGCCGCGCGCGGGCTCGACATCAAGGAACTGCCGGTCGTGCTGAACTACGAACTGCCGAACGTGCCCGAGGACTACCTGCACCGCATCGGTCGCACGGCGCGGGCCGGGCAGGCCGGTGAGGCGGTCTCGCTCGTCTCGAAGGACGAGGCGGGCTTGCTCCGGGACATCGAGCGGTTGCTGCGGCAGGCGCTGCCGGTGGCGGAGATGCCGGAGTTCGAGATTCCGGTCGAGACGCCGGCGTCACAACCGGCACGCAACGGGCATGGCGGCGGGAACGACATCGCGCACCGCGCAGCAGCCGGGCGTGGCCACGGCCCGCGCGGCCGGCGCCAGGGCCCTTCGCGTCCGCGCACGGGTAAGAGTGGCGGCCACGCCGGCAGGTCGCATCGCGGTCACGCCTAA
- a CDS encoding HDOD domain-containing protein gives MAVRDDLQLARELRMEKTVAPARPADPMIAVGSGKSVKAADIVMGLARELNTDKVELPGFPDIVARLHNVLADEHAAAKDVVKLVAREPALSARLVQLANSAAFNRSGREVSDLKAAINSLGFNMVRSQATAFAMRQMEQQEWLQPIRPVLAEIWKASNSVAALSFAVARQVPGVQADEAMATGLFHLIGKLYLFARARRDSIEPADIADWEEALDEWHTTIARTILDHWRIPERVAEAVENQNAIFDVDNRDLTPLARILCAAKLHYRLRRSDAAAQPQAEAALARIMLNGQPFETLAQAARAEMEATRAAMN, from the coding sequence ATGGCGGTAAGAGACGACCTGCAGCTCGCCCGCGAGCTGCGAATGGAAAAGACTGTGGCACCGGCACGGCCGGCGGACCCGATGATTGCAGTCGGCTCGGGGAAGAGCGTCAAAGCCGCCGACATCGTCATGGGACTTGCTCGCGAGCTCAACACCGACAAGGTGGAGCTGCCGGGCTTTCCCGACATCGTGGCGCGGTTGCACAACGTGCTGGCTGACGAACACGCTGCCGCGAAGGATGTGGTGAAACTCGTGGCGAGAGAACCCGCGCTCAGCGCCCGCCTGGTGCAGCTCGCCAACTCCGCAGCGTTCAACCGCTCGGGTCGCGAGGTCAGCGACCTGAAGGCCGCGATCAACAGCCTCGGGTTCAACATGGTCCGCAGCCAGGCGACCGCATTCGCGATGCGCCAGATGGAGCAGCAGGAGTGGCTGCAGCCGATCCGCCCGGTGCTGGCGGAGATCTGGAAAGCGAGCAACAGCGTCGCCGCGCTGTCGTTCGCGGTGGCGCGGCAGGTGCCGGGCGTGCAGGCGGACGAGGCGATGGCCACCGGGCTCTTTCACCTGATCGGCAAGCTCTACCTGTTCGCGCGCGCCCGTCGGGACAGCATCGAGCCGGCCGACATCGCCGACTGGGAGGAGGCGCTGGACGAGTGGCACACGACCATCGCGCGCACGATTCTCGACCACTGGCGGATACCGGAGCGCGTTGCCGAGGCGGTCGAGAACCAGAACGCGATCTTCGATGTGGACAATCGCGACCTCACGCCGCTCGCACGCATACTCTGCGCCGCGAAACTGCACTACCGATTGCGGCGCTCCGATGCGGCCGCGCAACCGCAGGCCGAGGCGGCGCTGGCGAGGATCATGCTCAATGGCCAGCCGTTCGAAACATTGGCGCAAGCGGCACGGGCGGAGATGGAAGCGACCCGTGCAGCGATGAATTGA